The DNA window CGGCGGCGCGGCGCCGAGCAATTCGGTGCCGCCGTCGAGCGCGGGGTCGCTGAGCAGCATGGGTGCGGTGCGGTCGATCACGATGGGCGCCGAGGCAGGCGCCGGGGCCTCGACGGGCGCACCCGCCGGTGCCGTCGCCGGGGCCATGCTGCCGGGCGCGGCCAGGCCGAGGATCTTCATCAGCGGCTTTTCGGTGTAGAAGGCGAGCTTGCGCTTGCCGGCCTTGGAGACGTTGATGCCGTCATCGGCGCGCAGCCGCACGGGCTGCCCGTTCATGTCGGGGCCGGTGGTGATGAAGGCGCCGTTCTCGTCGACAAACCCATCCCAGACATCGACGAATTCGCCGCCGTGGCTTTCGGCGGCCTGGTGATAGATGTCGTTGAAGGCCAACATGTCGGAGGTCATCTTCGGTACCCGGAAGGCCGGCATGCCGACCCACAGGAAGGGTACCTTGGCGGTGGCGATAGCCTTGCCGAGTGCGTCGGTCCGGCGCTCATATTCCTTGGTCCAGTTCTCGGACCGGGGTTGCTCGCGCACGTCCCCCACCTTCATCTGCTGGCGATCGTTGGAGCCCAGCATGACGACCACCGCGGCCGGCTTCTCGGTCTCGATCAGCGATTTGATCTGTTCGGGCCAGTTGTAGAAGTCATCGCGAACGAAGCCAGACGAGCCATTGCTGCGCACGACGATCCTGACCCCGGGATTGTCGGCGAAGGCGGTGTCCAGGCCTTCGGCAAGGCCGGACGCCATGAAGTCGCCGACCACGAGCACGGTACGGGCGTCCGGCGTCTTTTCGACCACGGGAGTTTCAGGTTGGGCCGGAGGGCGCGGGGCCCGCGGTTTCTTGGGCTTGGGTTTTGGTTTTGCCGTTTCGATATCGAGCGGTGGCTCGACGCGCTCGCTGCGGCGCGGGAAAAGCAGATCGCGCAACGACCACCCACGGTTCTGCTGCGGCTGTTCCTGCGCCATGGCAGGCGCATGGAAGGCAGCGGCGGCGCCGACTGCCAGCAGGACGATCGCCAGAAAAAGGATCGGCGTGCGACGAACAAGGATCGCGATACGCGCGGCCGAAACCAATCACTCCTCCATCCCCTTGCGCCCTGAGCCCGCAAACCGGAGCCGGTTTTGCGGCCGGGCGCAAGTTCAAATTGCCATGGCGCCGGATGCATGCGCCAAAAATGCGCGCGGCGCCGTGGCTGGCTCTATTTTTGCCTGAGCCATTTGAGCACTTCCATGCTCGGATAGCCGTCCTGGGTCAAGCCGACCTTTGCCTGATAGGCCATGATGGCGGTTTTCGAGCCGTCACCGATCTTGCCGTCGAACTTGCCGTCGTAAAGCCCGTGCTGCGAAAGCCGCTTCTGCAACTCCTGCCTTTCCTCGAAGGAGAGCTTGGTGAAGGGCCGCTTCCAGTCCTGGACAAGGCCGTTGCCACCGGCGATCTCGTCGGCCAGAAGGCCAACGGCAAGGGCATATTTGTCGGCGTTGTTGTAGGCCTTGATGACCGAGAAGTTCCTGATCATCAGGAAAGCCGGGCCGCCACGGCCGTCCGGCACCTTCAGCGTCGCCTTGTCGGTGAGGTTCTTGAACGGCTTGCCGCTGGCCCTGACGACGCCGAGCGCCTGCCATTGCGCCAGCGTCTTCGAGCCGCCCGGCAGTTTGCCGGCCGGTATCGAGACTTCGTAGCCCCAGGTCTTGCCTGCCTGCCAGCCATTCTTCTTCAACAGATTGGCTGACGTCGCCAGCGCATCGGGGATGGAATTCCAGATGTCGCGCTTGCCATTGCCGTCCATGTCGACGGCATAATGCTGGTAGCTGGTGGGGATGAACTGGGTCTGGCCCATGGCGCCGGCCCAGGAGCCCATCAGGTGGCTTTCGTCGATGTCGCCGGTCTGCAGGATCTTCAGGGCCGCGACCAACTGGGTGCGGGCATATTTGGACCGCTTCGGGTCGCCATACCCCAAAGTCGCCAGCGAACGAATGACATTGCGCATGATGTCGTCGCGTTTGAGGATCTCACCATAGTTCGATTCCATCGACCAGATGGCGAGCAGGATGTAACGGTCGACGCCGAATCTCGCCTCGATCCTGTCCAGCCAAGGCTTCCACTTTTTCGCCATCTGCTGTCCGACGGCGACGGACTGGTCGTGGACGCGGTTGTCGAAATAATCCCAGGCGGGCGCGGTGAATTCAGGCTGGGTGCGCGCTTTCTCCAGCACCACGGGATCGGGCTCCTTGATGTCCCGGAAAGCCTGGTCGTAGACCGCGCCGGAAACGCCGCCCGCGACAGCGGTGGCGCGGAAGCCGGCGACCCATTGCCGGAAACCGGCGTCGGCGAAAGCCGGACCGGTGGGCATCAGCAGGGCGAGCGAGAGGCTGGCTGCCGT is part of the Mesorhizobium loti genome and encodes:
- a CDS encoding SGNH/GDSL hydrolase family protein; this translates as MVSAARIAILVRRTPILFLAIVLLAVGAAAAFHAPAMAQEQPQQNRGWSLRDLLFPRRSERVEPPLDIETAKPKPKPKKPRAPRPPAQPETPVVEKTPDARTVLVVGDFMASGLAEGLDTAFADNPGVRIVVRSNGSSGFVRDDFYNWPEQIKSLIETEKPAAVVVMLGSNDRQQMKVGDVREQPRSENWTKEYERRTDALGKAIATAKVPFLWVGMPAFRVPKMTSDMLAFNDIYHQAAESHGGEFVDVWDGFVDENGAFITTGPDMNGQPVRLRADDGINVSKAGKRKLAFYTEKPLMKILGLAAPGSMAPATAPAGAPVEAPAPASAPIVIDRTAPMLLSDPALDGGTELLGAAPPAKANPALPGERLVVEGKASEASPGRADDFSWPPKAEPPATAAAADTTTAITP
- a CDS encoding lytic murein transglycosylase, yielding MSVRNAAKRLTSVMTAASLSLALLMPTGPAFADAGFRQWVAGFRATAVAGGVSGAVYDQAFRDIKEPDPVVLEKARTQPEFTAPAWDYFDNRVHDQSVAVGQQMAKKWKPWLDRIEARFGVDRYILLAIWSMESNYGEILKRDDIMRNVIRSLATLGYGDPKRSKYARTQLVAALKILQTGDIDESHLMGSWAGAMGQTQFIPTSYQHYAVDMDGNGKRDIWNSIPDALATSANLLKKNGWQAGKTWGYEVSIPAGKLPGGSKTLAQWQALGVVRASGKPFKNLTDKATLKVPDGRGGPAFLMIRNFSVIKAYNNADKYALAVGLLADEIAGGNGLVQDWKRPFTKLSFEERQELQKRLSQHGLYDGKFDGKIGDGSKTAIMAYQAKVGLTQDGYPSMEVLKWLRQK